The DNA region CAGAACTTGGCATAGAAATTGAGTTTAGCGGCAAAGACGAACACGAGAAAGGCGTGATCATTAATGTAGATGAACAGATTGCTGACAGTTTGGGCATAAAAACCACTGCCTTAAAACTCGGACAAACAGTTGTGAAGGTTGATGCAAAATATTTCAGGCCTACTGAGGTTGATCTTCTATTAGGCGATCCGACCAAATCAAAAACACAACTTGGCTGGACTCCAAAATATGATCTTCCTGCATTGGTTAAGGATATGGTTTTTTCTGATCTGCAGTTAATGAAAAAAGACGAGCATTTAAAATTAGGTGGATTTAAAACATTAAACTATTTCGAATAAACTGAGCAGTGAGCATCTTATGAAGCAAACATTTAAACTATTAGTCTCCCTTATATTTTTTGTATTTTTTACAATTACTGCGGCGAAAGCCCAGAACTATGCCAATGTTAAGGTAGATGAGCTTTCGGATGCACAAATCTTGCAGATGATTAAAAAGGCCGAATCTATCGGCTATTCTGAAGCGCAAATGGAGCAAATGGCAGCTGCTCAAGGGATGAAAGCCGATGAAATTCAAAAATTGAAATTAAGGGTTGAAAAGGTAAGGAAGCAAGGAACAACTTCGGCGGTTCAGAGCGACTCGAAGCCGGTTTCTACGGGAAGAGAAATAAGTGAAAGTACAGATGGGGGTGAAATTGACAACGAGAAAAAAGAAGCAGATGAAGAAATAGGGCCAAAGATTTTTGGTGCTGAACTTTTTCGGAATGGCAGCATTACCTTTGAGCCAAACCTTCGAATAGCTACACCAAAAGGTTATGTAATCGGTCCAGACGATCGTTTGCTAATTGATTTAAACGGTGACAACGAAGCCAGTTATAACTTGCAAGTTAGCCCTGATGGCGTTATTTTACTTCAATATGTCGGTCGAATTTCTGTAGCCGGTTTAACAATCGAGCAAGCCACTTCAAAAATCAGGTCGGCTTTGTCTTCAACTTATCCTTCTTTGAGATCGGGCCGAACCACTGTTGCCGTGAATTTAGGGAATATCAGGAGTATAAAAATCATCATGACCGGGCAGGTTGTTAAACCCGGAACCTATACTTTATCATCTTTATCTACAGTTTACAATGCGTTATATGCCTCAGGAGGCCCCGCCCAAAATGGGTCTTTCCGAAATATTCAATTAATCAGGAACAATAAGGTTGTAGCAAACATCGACGTTTACGACTTTTTATTAAAAGGGATTCAGCAGGGTAATATTCGCCTACAAGATCAGGATGTAATCAACGTGCCTGTTTATGAAAAGCGGGTAGAGATTACTGGCGAGGTAAAGCGTTCTGCCTTATTTGAGGTAGCGAAGAACGAAAGCTTACAAGATGTGATTAATTTTGCAGGTGGGTTTACCACGCAAGCTTATACCGCAAAAATTAAGGCTTTTCAAAATACCGCTATCGACCGTAAGATTGCCGATATATCTTCATCGGAATTTACCACCTACTCTCCAAAAAACGGCGACAAATATGTGGTTGAAGCAATATTAGATCGTTTTGCAAATCGTGTTGAAATTATTGGGGCGGTGTTTAGACCAGGTGTTTATGAACTAGACAAAGGCTTAACACTTAGAGGTTTGATTAATAAATCTGATGGTTTAACTGAAGACGCATTTTTGAACCGTGGTTATATCAACAGGTTAAATCCAGATAACACCCAGTCTTTAATTTCATTTGATGTGGCAAAGGTAATTGCCGGCACACAAGCAGATATCCCTTTACAACGCGAAGATAAGGTGACCATTTCGTCTTTATTCGATTTGAGAGATGAATATAAAGTGACTATTCAGGGAGAAGTGAGAGCGCCAGGCACCTTTGATTATGCCGATAATATGACCTTAGAGTCAATGATTCAATTGGCGGGAGGCTTCAAAGAAGGTGCAACACCTAACCGAATCGAAATTTCACGCAGGGTAAAAAACAGTGATGC from Pedobacter endophyticus includes:
- a CDS encoding SLBB domain-containing protein, with translation MKQTFKLLVSLIFFVFFTITAAKAQNYANVKVDELSDAQILQMIKKAESIGYSEAQMEQMAAAQGMKADEIQKLKLRVEKVRKQGTTSAVQSDSKPVSTGREISESTDGGEIDNEKKEADEEIGPKIFGAELFRNGSITFEPNLRIATPKGYVIGPDDRLLIDLNGDNEASYNLQVSPDGVILLQYVGRISVAGLTIEQATSKIRSALSSTYPSLRSGRTTVAVNLGNIRSIKIIMTGQVVKPGTYTLSSLSTVYNALYASGGPAQNGSFRNIQLIRNNKVVANIDVYDFLLKGIQQGNIRLQDQDVINVPVYEKRVEITGEVKRSALFEVAKNESLQDVINFAGGFTTQAYTAKIKAFQNTAIDRKIADISSSEFTTYSPKNGDKYVVEAILDRFANRVEIIGAVFRPGVYELDKGLTLRGLINKSDGLTEDAFLNRGYINRLNPDNTQSLISFDVAKVIAGTQADIPLQREDKVTISSLFDLRDEYKVTIQGEVRAPGTFDYADNMTLESMIQLAGGFKEGATPNRIEISRRVKNSDARSASARTAEVFVVNVDRNLNLSDNAFILQPFDIVAVRNAEGYTVQKQVKLEGEVLYPGTYTISQKDERISQLIKRAGGLTPSAYPDGASLKRAGAEKVNPEDKNAINNKEEEDKKYLNLKRAQEVGVKDTVKAEVEQKLIESDLVGINLVAILKDTLSKFDLIVEDGDVIRIPRTLQTVKVTGEVLNPNSIVYLPGKSLKQYISGAGGYTDNARKNGTYIKYANGSAAAVSKFLFFNNYPVVKPGAEILVPKRAERERMTAQSWIGIGTAVASLGAIIVSLLR